One region of Armigeres subalbatus isolate Guangzhou_Male chromosome 3, GZ_Asu_2, whole genome shotgun sequence genomic DNA includes:
- the LOC134226543 gene encoding probable cytochrome P450 9f2 — protein MEVNLLYAGVLVAIVAYLYRWITRNNDYFHDKPIPSMAVRPFLGSTGSLLLRKVVFQDFIQSIYNKYPGVKVFGTFDTITPFFVIRDPELIKQIGIKDFNHFVDHRPTFGLDDDHSEHPKALFRKTLVAMTGQRWKEMRATLSPAFTGSKMRQMFSLMGECCDEMMNHYLDLAKGTGRVEVEMKDLLSRISINVIASCAFGIKVNCFKEQQHEFMYHGQKMMGFSRPIVITRMMMMRIFPKFAARFGIDLLDREQADYFTRVLQETIKARESKGIVRHDMIDLLLQARKGNLKHQEEKDDQEGFATVQESDMGKVEVTKNMTEAEMIAQCLIFFLGGFDTVSSCAMLTAYELLRNPDVQQKLYEEILQTEKDLGGKPLTYDVLQKMKYMDMVVSESLRIWPLAPATDRLCTQDYVVDDGQGLKFTIDKGACVWFPAAGLHFDPQYFPNPEKFDPERFNDENKKNIDPGTYLPFGIGPRNCIGSRFALMEVKAFMYYILLKFSFVRGPKTEIPLQLRKGFTNVGAENGVHVVLKLR, from the exons ATGGAAGTCAATCTGCTATACGCGGGAGTACTGGTTGCGATTGTTGCTTACCTGTACCGTTGGATAACGCGCAACAATGACTACTTCCACGATAAACCGATTCCGTCGATGGCCGTTAGACCGTTCCTTGGGTCCACGGGGTCTCTCCTTCTACGCAAAGTTGTCTTCCAGGATTTTATCCAATCAATATACAACAAATATCCCGGAGTAAA AGTCTTCGGCACGTTCGACACGATCACGCCGTTCTTCGTGATCCGCGACCCGGAGTTGATCAAACAGATCGGAATCAAAGACTTCAATCATTTCGTCGATCATCGTCCGACATTCGGTCTGGACGACGATCATTCGGAACACCCGAAGGCGCTGTTCCGGAAGACGCTGGTCGCGATGACCGGTCAGCGTTGGAAGGAGATGCGAGCGACACTGAGCCCGGCCTTCACGGGGAGTAAGATGCGTCAGATGTTCTCGTTGATGGGCGAATGCTGCGACGAAATGATGAACCACTATCTGGATTTGGCCAAGGGTACGGGAAGGGTGGAAGTCGAAATGAAGGATTTGCTGAGCCGGATCAGTATCAATGTGATTGCTTCGTGTGCGTTCGGGATTAAGGTGAATTGCTTCAAGGAACAGCAGCACGAGTTCATGTACCATGGGCAGAAAATGATGGGTTTCTCGCGGCCGATTGTAATTacgaggatgatgatgatgcgaaTTTTTCCAAAGTTTGCTGCTAGATTTGGAATTGATCTGCTGGACCGAGAGCAAGCCGATTATTTTACGCGCGTTTTGCAGGAGACGATAAAAGCTCGTGAAAGTAAAGGAATCGTTCGACATGACATGATAGATTTGTTGCTGCAGGCTCGCAAGGGCAATTTGAAGCACCAGGAAGAGAAGGATGATCAGGAGGGGTTCGCTACCGTTCAGGAGTCCGACATGGGCAAGGTGGAAGTTACGAAGAATATGACGGAAGCGGAAATGATCGCGCAGTGTTTGATATTCTTCCTGGGTGGGTTTGACACGGTGTCTTCCTGTGCCATGTTAACGGCATACGAGTTGCTTCGCAATCCAGATGTGCAACAGAAGCTTTACGAAGAGATTCTACAGACCGAAAAGGACCTCGGCGGAAAGCCATTGACTTACGACGTACTGCAGAAGATGAAGTACATGGACATGGTGGTGTCGGAATCTCTGAGAATATGGCCCTTGGCACCAGCTACGGATCGTTTGTGCACACAGGATTACGTTGTTGATGATGGCCAGGGTTTAAAATTTACGATCGATAAGGGAGCGTGCGTTTGGTTCCCTGCTGCCGGACTGCACTTCGATCCACAATATTTTCCCAATCCGGAGAAGTTCGACCCGGAACGGTTCAACGATGAGAACAAGAAGAACATCGACCCGGGAACGTATCTTCCGTTCGGAATTGGACCAAGAAACTGCATTGGATCGCGATTCGCTCTGATGGAAGTCAAAGCTTTTATGTACTACATTCTGCTTAAATTTTCGTTCGTTAGAGGACCGAAAACTGAAATACCGCTCCAACTGCGCAAGGGATTTACCAATGTGGGTGCGGAGAATGGCGTGCACGTAGTGCTGAAGTTACGGTAA